In Amycolatopsis sp. EV170708-02-1, the following are encoded in one genomic region:
- a CDS encoding SEFIR domain-containing protein, translating to MADNEPPHVFVTYAHDSPEHKERVRRFADFLHGRIGLEVHLDQWDDGERRDWSLWALKHLDTANFVVVIASPDYKRRAEGNAAFDEGRGSQFEAARIRDRLTRDLGGEIKRILPVVFPQQSVDDIPNFLNPHSTTRYQVDVFTEEGVEDLLAAITGRARHQRPERGQWRGGAVDVAGPGKTSVATGLEWRACSDGIRTEGARINDVHYADSIVLRAAERLAFVEVDLGMAYRRLTAVAGVLDDAAEPFQVGHFRVLLDGRPSPEVKVALGKPAKIDIGVTGVLRLRLEFHRPGTTENKWLPELAWGDPVLE from the coding sequence ATGGCCGACAACGAGCCACCGCATGTGTTCGTCACTTACGCACATGATTCACCGGAGCACAAGGAACGGGTCCGCCGCTTCGCGGATTTCCTGCACGGCCGGATCGGCCTCGAAGTGCACCTTGATCAATGGGACGACGGCGAACGTCGCGACTGGTCGTTATGGGCGTTGAAGCACCTCGACACGGCGAATTTCGTAGTCGTCATCGCCTCGCCGGACTACAAACGCCGTGCCGAGGGAAACGCGGCGTTCGACGAAGGGCGCGGCTCCCAGTTCGAGGCGGCGCGGATCCGCGATCGCCTGACGAGGGATCTCGGCGGCGAGATCAAGCGGATCCTTCCGGTGGTGTTCCCCCAGCAGTCCGTCGACGACATCCCGAACTTCCTCAATCCGCACTCCACAACGAGGTATCAGGTCGACGTGTTCACCGAGGAAGGGGTGGAGGACCTTCTGGCCGCGATCACCGGCAGGGCCCGGCACCAGCGGCCCGAACGCGGCCAGTGGCGCGGCGGCGCGGTGGACGTGGCCGGCCCCGGCAAGACCTCGGTGGCGACCGGCCTGGAATGGCGGGCGTGCAGCGACGGTATCCGGACCGAAGGCGCGCGGATCAACGACGTGCACTATGCGGACAGCATCGTCTTGCGGGCGGCGGAGCGGCTGGCCTTCGTGGAGGTGGACCTCGGGATGGCCTACCGAAGACTGACCGCGGTGGCCGGCGTCCTCGACGACGCGGCCGAACCCTTCCAGGTCGGGCACTTCCGCGTCCTCCTCGACGGAAGGCCGTCACCCGAGGTCAAGGTGGCATTGGGGAAACCGGCGAAGATCGACATCGGGGTCACCGGCGTGCTGAGGCTCCGGCTGGAGTTCCACCGTCCGGGTACGACGGAGAACAAGTGGCTCCCGGAACTGGCCTGGGGCGATCCCGTCCTGGAGTAG
- the shbA gene encoding RNA polymerase sigma factor ShbA — MPTIDTRPIGGEVRGYRTLDTLPRPSGGLTKEVLDPLVMAAKAGDEDAVERLLAVVKPMLVRYCRARMGGRDLSYLSADDVAQEVCLAVFKMLPVYEDRGGSFLYLVRAIAANKVADAFRAVSRDRSDPVPELPEAGPVRNEPESHVLDVDLGARLGRLVAQLPKLQREVLTLRIVVGLTATETAAALGLTPGNVRVKQHRGLVKLRELVREDDFS; from the coding sequence ATGCCGACCATCGACACCCGCCCGATCGGCGGCGAAGTCCGGGGATACCGCACTTTGGACACCCTCCCGCGCCCGTCGGGCGGGCTGACCAAAGAGGTGCTCGATCCGCTCGTCATGGCGGCGAAGGCCGGTGACGAGGACGCGGTCGAGAGGTTGCTGGCCGTCGTCAAACCGATGCTGGTGCGCTACTGCCGCGCGCGGATGGGCGGGCGCGACCTTTCCTACCTGTCGGCCGACGACGTCGCGCAAGAGGTGTGCCTCGCGGTCTTCAAAATGCTGCCGGTGTACGAAGATCGTGGCGGCTCGTTCCTCTACCTCGTGCGGGCGATCGCGGCCAACAAGGTCGCCGACGCCTTTCGCGCGGTGTCCCGTGACCGGTCCGATCCGGTGCCCGAACTGCCAGAGGCGGGGCCGGTCCGCAACGAGCCCGAAAGCCACGTGCTCGACGTCGACCTCGGCGCGCGTCTGGGCAGGCTCGTCGCCCAGCTCCCGAAGCTGCAGCGGGAGGTGCTCACCCTCCGGATCGTCGTCGGGTTGACCGCCACCGAGACCGCGGCCGCGCTCGGGCTGACGCCGGGGAACGTCCGGGTGAAACAGCACCGGGGGCTGGTGAAGCTGCGCGAACTGGTGCGGGAGGACGACTTCTCTTGA